The following coding sequences lie in one Drosophila bipectinata strain 14024-0381.07 chromosome XR, DbipHiC1v2, whole genome shotgun sequence genomic window:
- the Trf4-1 gene encoding non-canonical poly(A) RNA polymerase protein Trf4-1: MDPFVGWFQKEQEGPSLRTWLKIWETNAQEMGALLDQQLQQATTNGNSSGSGIGIGGGNNINTNNNNNNNNSNNHTTNNNSGKPYLSRPTSSLSRALHFRADSLEILQQLNGISQRNNNNNSNNNNNNNSTSSSSSTTNSSSTATTTADSTVNSIATSSTSSTISSTANGPLTGSSNATTTTTAATTTAASGPSGGVGVGEVLGATSTTTTGTTTTTSSSSSSSNPNSSSAASNNSGTSSSNMNTESSNNPPQMTATTASRNNIYYNPSRKKRPENKSGGAHFYMNNHREMIAKYKGEPWRKPDYPYGEGVIGLHEEIEHFYQYVLPTPCEHAIRNEVVKRIEAVVHSIWPQAVVEIFGSFRTGLFLPTSDIDLVVLGLWEKLPLRTLEFELVSRGIAEACTVRVLDKASVPIIKLTDRETHVKVDISFNMQSGVQSAELIKKFKRDYPVLGKLVLVLKQFLLLRDLNEVFTGGISSYSLILMCISFLQLHPRGIYQETANLGVLLLEFFELYGRRFNYMKIGISIKNGGRYMPKEDLQRDMVDGHRPSLLCIEDPLTPGNDIGRSSYGVFHVQQAFKCAYRVLALAVSPLNLLGIDPRVNSILGRIIHITDDVIDYRDWIRVNFEHLVVVDRISPLPATAYANGAPKYVIMPSGAVVQQLYHHHPAAAVQVASAHNSHTHPGAAGTHLGQAFVTSGTNAMTTMTTAVSVVGGGGPGGVGIPIVTHQQQQQQQQMAVQQTQNKNRHRRGSTSSGDDSEDSKDCDVVEVSSGGPDIIDITISPTNGGWGGGNRNGSGNSSSTGSSPENTNEQELEDPVGSNGAGGSVGGSGAGSGSGTGGGGSSSGGGGNSSGRNYNQRGSHNSTGYYHQQYYVPPPMQQQQQLSKSNSSSSSNYHHHHRQQQQQHHSQQQHHHQQRPQHLRLGGGGGGGGGGNNRYQKSVGGSPISNSNSSNNSNSSHSSSSHSSSSHSHSHSHSHSHSHGSNNHRLPPLRGTLVNSSSAISIISISSESSIASSSSSSSRSGQDQQQNERDER, translated from the exons ATGGATCCATTTGTTGGCTGGTTTCAGAAGGAACAGGAGGGCCCATCGCTGCGCACATGGTTAAAGATTTGGGAGACGAACGCCCAGGAGATGGGCGCATTGCTTGATCAGCAGTTACAGCAGGCGACGACTAACGGTAatagcagcggcagcggcatcggcatcggcggcggcaacaacatcaataccaacaataacaacaacaacaacaattcaAACAATCACACCACCAACAATAATAGCG GCAAGCCCTACTTATCGCGACCGACTAGTTCTCTCAGTCGGGCTCTCCACTTCCGGGCAGACTCCTTGGAGATTCTGCAGCAACTCAACGGAATCTCTCaacgcaacaacaacaacaatagcaacaataataataataataatagtaccAGCAGTAGTAGCAGCACCACTAATAGCTCATCAACAGCTACAACAACAGCTGATTCAACCGTTAATTCAATCGCCACCAGCAGTACCAGTAGTACTATCTCCTCCACTGCTAACGGACCGCTGACTGGATCAAGCaacgcaacaacaacaacaactgctgCAACAACAACGGCAGCATCTGGGCCCTCAGGAGGAGTTGGTGTTGGTGAAGTGTTGGgtgcaacatcaacaacaaccacaggcaccaccacaaccaccagcagcagtagtagtagtagtaacCCCAATAGCAGTAGCGCCGCCAGCAACAACAGCGGCACCAGCAGCAGTAACATGAACACCGAATCAAGCAACAACCCGCCACAAATGACAGCGACTACTGCCAGTCGCAACAACATCTATTACAATCCGTCTAGAAAGAAACGTCCGGAGAACAAGTCTGGCGGTGCTCACTTCTATATGAACAACCATCGAGAGATGATAGCCAAGTACAAGGGTGAACCGTGGCGAAAGCCCGACTATCCCTATGGCGAGGGTGTAATCGGGTTGCATGAGGAGATAGAGCATTTCTACCAGTATGTCCTGCCCACACCCTGCGAGCACGCCATCCGCAATGAGGTCGTTAAACGCATCGAGGCCGTCGTCCATTCCATTTGGCCGCAGGCAGTGGTCGAGATATTCGGCTCCTTTCGCACCGGACTCTTTTTGCCCACCTCTGACATTGATCTCGTTGTGCTAG GTTTATGGGAGAAACTACCGTTGCGTACCCTGGAATTCGAGTTGGTGAGTCGCGGTATTGCCGAGGCCTGCACCGTGCGTGTACTGGACAAAGCCTCAGTGCCCATTATCAAGCTGACCGATCGGGAGACCCATGTTAAGGTCGACATCTCGTTCAACATGCAGAGCGGCGTCCAGTCCGCCGAACTGATCAAGAAATTCAAGCGCGACTATCCGGTGCTGGGCAAACTGGTGCTGGTTCTCAAGCAGTTCCTGCTGCTCCGCGATCTCAATGAGGTGTTCACCGGCGGCATCTCATCCTATTCGCTGATCCTCATGTGCATCAGCTTCCTGCAGCTGCATCCGCGTGGCATCTACCAGGAGACGGCCAACTTGGGTGTATTGTTGCTGGAATTTTTCGAGTTGTATGGCCGCCGATTCAACTACATGAAGATCGGTATTTCGATCAAGAACGGTGGACGTTATATGCCAAAGGAGGATCTGCAACGTGATATGGTGGACGGACATCGTCCGTCACTTTTGTGCATTGAGGATCCGCTGACGCCCGGCAACGATATTGGGCGCAGCAGTTACGGGGTCTTCCATGTGCAGCAGGCCTTCAAGTGCGCCTACCGCGTCCTCGCCCTCGCCGTCAGCCCGCTCAATCTCCTAGGCATCGATCCGCGAGTGAACTCAATACTGG GACGCATTATTCACATCACTGACGATGTCATAGACTATCGCGATTGGATACGCGTGAATTTCGAACACCTGGTAGTTGTGGATCGCATCTCCCCGCTGCCAGCCACCGCCTACGCCAACGGAGCGCCCAAATATGTGATCATGCCCTCGGGCGCCGTCGTCCAGCAGCTCTACCACCATCATCCGGCGGCGGCTGTTCAAGTGGCATCCGCCCACAATAGTCACACCCATCCCGGTGCCGCCGGCACGCATCTGGGTCAAGCGTTTGTCACCAGTGGCACCAATGCCATGACGACCATGACCACGGCCGTGTCGGTGGTGGGCGGCGGTGGTCCTGGCGGTGTGGGCATCCCGATAGTCacccaccagcagcagcagcagcaacaacagatGGCCGTGCAACAGACGCAGAACAAGAATCGTCACAGAAGAGGCAGCACCTCGTCGGGCGATGATTCCGAAGATAGCAAGGACTGTGACGTGGTTGAGGTATCCTCGGGTGGCCCAGATATTATCGACATCACTATCTCGCCCACGAACGGCGGCTGGGGTGGCGGCAACAGAAAtggcagcggcaacagcagcTCAACAGGATCTTCG CCGGAAAACACCAATGAACAGGAACTGGAAGATCCAGTGGGCAGCAACGGCGCAGGAGGATCTGTGGGCGGATCTGGTGCCGGCTCGGGAAGCGGTACAGGCGGTGGCGGGAGTAGTAGCGGCGGCGGTGGCAACAGCAGCGGACGCAACTACAACCAGAGAGGCAGCCACAATTCCACCGGCTACTACCACCAGCAGTACTACGTGCCACCGCcgatgcaacagcaacagcagctgaGCAAAAGCAactcatcctcctcctcgaactaccatcaccaccacagacagcagcagcaacagcatcacagccagcagcagcatcatcacCAGCAGCGGCCGCAACACCTGCGCCTCggaggcggcggtggcggtggcggcggcggcaacaATCGGTATCAGAAATCTGTGGGAGGATCGCCGATTAGtaatagcaacagcagcaacaatagcaacagcagccacagcagcagtagccacagcagcagcagtcacAGTCACAGCCATAGCCACAGTCATAGTCACAGTCACGGGAGCAACAATCATCGATTGCCGCCGCTAAGAGGGACGCTGGTGAACTCATCATCGGCGATATCCATCATATCGATATCCTCCGAATCCTCAATTGCCAGCAGCAGTTCGAGTTCCTCCCGATCGGGTCAGGACCAGCAGCAGAATGAGAGGGACGAGCGATAG